Proteins from one Dethiobacter alkaliphilus AHT 1 genomic window:
- a CDS encoding tetratricopeptide repeat protein, giving the protein MGLRLPWEKTEEQLLCFASVDVLSLPQSGSRPVLGRDNRVQTTHNTGLETVALPPESKGDGGGYSFLNKLGLDKTKKEFINGIQALADKDLKKAAGFFRHVVSRDDALADAQFALALCGQNPQEQLQAIDRAWLQQTKFTQMFKKTGVQLCATFIACDGKQMRIMNDHPGLEIITAEIYQNHGKLEAAQRVLEISQHADLDIFRFSRGECLYRLHRYEEAIDLLRRLNDNPGLAAPACYLMGLSLEALGYISTAVQVYRNCLKTETYSTRLEMAMRIRLVVLLEQEEKQWMAQRERDRLAALQSAADNEKGTGLK; this is encoded by the coding sequence GTGGGACTGCGTCTGCCATGGGAAAAAACAGAAGAACAGTTACTGTGTTTTGCGTCCGTAGACGTCTTGTCTTTACCACAAAGCGGAAGCCGTCCGGTTTTGGGGCGGGATAACCGTGTGCAGACAACACATAATACCGGACTGGAAACCGTTGCGCTCCCTCCGGAGAGTAAAGGTGATGGTGGTGGCTACAGCTTTCTGAATAAGCTGGGATTGGATAAAACAAAAAAAGAATTTATCAATGGAATACAGGCCTTAGCGGATAAAGACTTAAAAAAAGCTGCCGGGTTTTTCCGCCATGTTGTAAGCAGAGACGATGCCCTGGCCGATGCACAGTTTGCCTTGGCTCTTTGCGGCCAAAACCCCCAGGAACAACTGCAAGCAATAGACAGAGCCTGGTTACAGCAAACAAAGTTTACACAAATGTTCAAGAAAACAGGGGTGCAGCTCTGTGCCACCTTTATTGCCTGTGACGGAAAACAAATGCGTATTATGAACGACCATCCAGGTTTGGAAATTATCACTGCGGAAATATATCAAAACCATGGAAAACTGGAGGCGGCCCAGCGGGTACTGGAGATATCACAGCATGCGGATTTGGATATTTTCCGTTTCTCCCGCGGGGAATGCCTGTACAGATTACACCGCTATGAAGAGGCCATCGATCTGTTGCGCAGGTTAAATGATAATCCGGGACTGGCAGCACCTGCCTGTTATTTGATGGGCCTTAGCCTGGAAGCTTTAGGGTACATCTCCACAGCGGTTCAGGTGTATCGTAATTGCCTGAAAACAGAAACCTACAGCACACGGCTGGAAATGGCCATGCGCATTCGCCTGGTGGTACTGTTGGAACAGGAAGAAAAGCAATGGATGGCACAGCGTGAGCGTGACCGGTTAGCTGCCCTGCAAAGCGCCGCAGATAACGAAAAAGGGACCGGCCTGAAATAA
- a CDS encoding tRNA nucleotidyltransferase/poly(A) polymerase family protein: MRTKLLALADLAQKEQKEIYIVGGFVRDALRGIPSWDVDLVVTEEAEQFAKRAAWRMRGEYEMLDSQSQYSRIFLVASDGRPFSLDLTLVHGGKLEDDLKRRDFTVNAMAVSLNNYLHAPDWQESVIDPCGGKEDLHVGRLRLTTEECILRDPVRLFRSARFLLRLGLQFCPDTLAVLKKNAGQIRYAQKMKLSMELFQLLAQPYAADGMKILQDELDVLTHFFAPFARMNQVIVEGEAVFAHGLEVCRALEKILGENYCLTSELLHKLHAHLRQKVAGNRPRLSFLRLACILHDIGKVDGVQCERAKQSFNHEIAAEAYIGSLAQRLCFTQEEEMYLIRLICNHSRPLYTREVDLGANLRFFRQFGDTVPELVLLSMANLVARHGMDAMRCRELSCLLDDYFAGKYATLPEPVISAREIMEFFNLPPTRAIGKYLEAVYAAQLEGRVKNSGEALSLVSILLEARNKGGEDT, from the coding sequence TTGCGCACCAAGCTTCTTGCTTTGGCGGATTTAGCGCAGAAGGAGCAAAAAGAAATATATATTGTGGGGGGCTTTGTCCGGGATGCGCTGCGCGGCATCCCTTCCTGGGATGTGGATTTGGTTGTGACCGAAGAGGCGGAACAGTTTGCCAAGCGTGCTGCCTGGCGCATGCGGGGCGAGTATGAAATGCTTGATTCCCAGTCACAATACTCCCGCATTTTTCTTGTTGCTTCCGACGGGCGTCCCTTTTCCCTGGACCTGACACTGGTGCATGGGGGAAAGCTGGAAGATGACTTAAAGCGCCGTGACTTTACTGTTAACGCCATGGCCGTATCACTGAATAACTATCTTCATGCCCCTGACTGGCAAGAGTCTGTTATAGATCCATGCGGAGGAAAAGAAGACCTGCATGTTGGCCGTCTCCGGTTAACAACGGAGGAATGCATTCTCAGGGATCCGGTACGGTTGTTTCGTTCTGCCCGCTTCCTTTTACGCTTAGGGTTGCAGTTTTGTCCGGATACATTGGCTGTGCTCAAAAAAAATGCTGGGCAGATTCGCTATGCACAGAAAATGAAGCTTTCCATGGAGTTGTTTCAACTGCTTGCCCAGCCTTATGCAGCGGATGGTATGAAAATCCTCCAGGATGAACTGGACGTGCTGACCCACTTTTTCGCTCCTTTTGCCCGGATGAACCAGGTTATTGTGGAAGGAGAAGCAGTTTTTGCCCACGGTTTGGAAGTTTGCCGGGCACTGGAAAAAATATTGGGTGAAAATTATTGTTTAACCTCAGAGCTATTACACAAGTTGCATGCCCATCTGAGGCAAAAAGTTGCCGGAAACAGGCCCCGTCTGTCTTTTTTGCGCCTGGCGTGTATTTTACACGACATAGGCAAGGTGGATGGAGTGCAGTGTGAGCGAGCCAAGCAGTCCTTTAACCATGAAATTGCGGCGGAAGCATACATTGGAAGCTTGGCACAGCGGCTGTGTTTTACCCAGGAGGAAGAAATGTACCTGATCCGCCTGATCTGCAACCATTCCCGCCCACTGTATACCAGAGAAGTTGATTTGGGTGCCAACTTGCGGTTTTTCCGGCAGTTTGGCGATACGGTGCCGGAATTAGTCCTGCTTAGTATGGCGAACCTGGTAGCGCGCCATGGCATGGATGCAATGCGATGCAGAGAACTGAGCTGTTTGCTGGATGATTATTTTGCCGGCAAGTATGCCACTTTACCGGAGCCTGTAATTTCTGCCAGAGAAATTATGGAGTTTTTTAATCTGCCTCCGACACGGGCTATTGGCAAATATTTGGAAGCGGTTTATGCCGCTCAACTGGAAGGCCGGGTAAAAAACAGCGGGGAAGCGCTGTCTCTTGTTTCAATTTTGCTGGAAGCCCGTAATAAGGGCGGTGAAGACACTTAA
- a CDS encoding carboxypeptidase regulatory-like domain-containing protein, with the protein MKKKDFVWIAGEAANNCKVGGKTLRGQARNEDGHPIPGAKIDVFRAVKGDLVAETQADANGNYQLELPGGTYLVRVLETKQYQVDAAVAKPVSIDLLDSSILGIGRIRGMAGATVGMNVQKSGRSTGFSRGHITTLGATVNVGFGSGKSARFTNQIITSKMGEPGDSGSLLLNNANHAVGLLFAGGPKATIYHPITEVLLALNVRLDAEDKYSWPDTENSYRSLQTICESWADSLLKLSNVVGVGIGHKVVAGVDTGTHCLTVLVEKKVSPQNLRSEDLVPPFINHVPTDVVESGLLTADTNRYWTEGPQDRKVKMRPAKPGMSIGHYQVSAGTFGGVVYDRESGEPLILSNNHVLANSSNGEDGLAQIGDPILQPGRQDGGKEPDDVIATLYRFHPITFN; encoded by the coding sequence ATGAAAAAAAAGGATTTTGTCTGGATTGCCGGTGAAGCTGCAAATAACTGCAAAGTCGGGGGAAAGACACTGCGCGGCCAGGCCAGGAATGAAGACGGGCACCCTATCCCCGGGGCTAAAATTGATGTTTTTCGTGCAGTTAAAGGAGATTTGGTGGCGGAAACTCAAGCTGATGCCAACGGCAACTACCAACTGGAATTACCCGGCGGTACGTATTTGGTGAGGGTGTTGGAAACAAAACAATACCAGGTAGATGCAGCGGTTGCCAAACCTGTTTCCATTGATCTGCTGGACAGCAGCATCTTGGGTATTGGCAGAATCAGAGGCATGGCCGGAGCAACGGTGGGGATGAATGTGCAAAAAAGCGGCCGTTCCACCGGTTTTAGCCGGGGGCATATTACCACTCTGGGAGCTACGGTAAACGTGGGCTTTGGTTCCGGCAAGTCTGCCCGTTTTACCAATCAGATTATTACCAGCAAAATGGGCGAGCCGGGAGACAGCGGTTCACTGCTTTTAAACAATGCAAACCACGCTGTAGGCTTACTCTTTGCCGGCGGACCCAAAGCAACAATATATCATCCCATTACCGAAGTACTGTTGGCCCTTAATGTGCGGCTGGACGCTGAAGATAAATACTCCTGGCCGGATACTGAGAACAGCTACCGGTCCCTGCAAACTATCTGTGAATCTTGGGCAGACAGTCTGCTCAAGCTCTCCAACGTAGTAGGCGTCGGTATCGGACATAAAGTGGTGGCGGGCGTAGATACCGGCACTCACTGCCTGACCGTTCTGGTAGAGAAAAAAGTATCACCGCAAAACCTGCGCTCAGAGGACTTGGTACCGCCGTTTATAAACCATGTACCTACCGATGTGGTGGAGAGCGGCTTATTAACTGCAGATACCAACAGGTACTGGACTGAAGGCCCGCAGGACAGGAAAGTTAAGATGCGCCCGGCAAAGCCCGGGATGAGCATCGGCCACTACCAGGTATCGGCAGGGACATTTGGCGGCGTTGTTTATGACCGGGAAAGCGGTGAACCGCTGATTCTCTCCAACAATCATGTTTTGGCCAACTCCAGTAACGGTGAAGACGGTCTGGCACAAATCGGCGATCCCATTTTGCAGCCTGGACGCCAAGATGGCGGTAAAGAGCCCGATGATGTGATTGCCACCCTGTATCGTTTTCATCCCATAACCTTTAATTAA
- a CDS encoding aldehyde ferredoxin oxidoreductase family protein translates to MGKCIKVDMTTKEVKVTDLPERYTHLGGRLLTSQYIYDEVRPTCHPLGEDNKLIIAPGLLSGTMAPSSGRVSIGSKSPLTKGIKESNGGGITGQKLGAMGIRAITIEGLPKDDELQVLVVNDDGAKLIAHPDLAGKGAYETTEILRNKYGKKAAVACIGPAGEMLMANAGIANCDVEGSASRYCGRGGLGAVMGSKRLKAVVIDTAKTRADDIHDEETYKAASKKFSKMLKDHPVCGEALPKFGTNVLMNILSEAGGLPTRNFSEGRFEHADAIGGETLAKVCEERGGAATHRCMTGCVIGCSNSYPLPDGRVVSPIEYETAWSFGAHCDIKDLDVIAELNWLANDIGLDTIEAGGVLGVMMEAGVIPWGDGKRAIEVMEEIRQGTPLGRIAGQGAVYAGQAFGVTRVAAVKGQHMPAYEPRTVKGMGVTYATTPMGADHTAGYCVTANILKVGGFVDPLKGEGQIDLSRNLQIATNLIDGTGFCLFIAFAVLDDEQGVPTIVELMNARYGWNLTVDDAVKMGQQSLKAERDFNIQAGFTKEHDRLPDFMLKEKLSPHDIHFDIGDQELDTLHNY, encoded by the coding sequence ATGGGTAAATGTATTAAGGTAGACATGACAACAAAAGAAGTTAAAGTAACAGATTTACCCGAGCGTTATACTCATCTGGGAGGCAGATTGCTGACATCGCAGTATATTTATGACGAGGTTAGACCCACGTGTCATCCATTGGGAGAAGACAACAAGCTTATCATTGCTCCTGGCTTGCTCTCAGGAACTATGGCGCCTTCCTCCGGCCGAGTTTCCATTGGATCAAAGAGTCCTTTGACAAAAGGTATTAAAGAGTCAAACGGAGGGGGTATTACCGGGCAAAAGTTAGGTGCCATGGGTATTCGCGCCATTACCATTGAGGGGCTGCCAAAAGATGATGAACTACAGGTACTTGTGGTTAATGACGACGGGGCAAAATTAATCGCCCATCCTGACCTGGCCGGCAAAGGTGCCTATGAAACCACGGAAATATTACGGAATAAATACGGCAAAAAAGCGGCCGTGGCCTGTATCGGGCCCGCCGGTGAAATGCTCATGGCCAATGCCGGTATCGCAAACTGTGATGTGGAAGGCAGTGCCAGCCGCTACTGCGGCCGTGGCGGGCTGGGTGCGGTGATGGGCTCCAAGCGCCTCAAGGCAGTTGTTATTGATACAGCCAAGACCCGCGCCGATGATATCCATGACGAAGAAACATATAAAGCTGCCAGTAAAAAGTTCAGTAAAATGCTTAAGGACCATCCTGTTTGCGGTGAAGCACTGCCCAAGTTCGGCACCAATGTGCTGATGAATATTCTCAGTGAAGCGGGCGGTTTGCCGACGCGCAACTTCTCCGAGGGTCGTTTTGAACATGCCGATGCCATCGGCGGGGAGACATTGGCCAAAGTGTGTGAGGAGCGGGGCGGGGCAGCAACTCATCGCTGCATGACAGGCTGCGTTATCGGTTGTTCCAACTCCTATCCGCTGCCCGACGGCAGAGTGGTCTCCCCCATTGAATATGAGACTGCCTGGTCTTTTGGAGCGCATTGTGATATTAAAGATCTGGATGTTATTGCTGAATTAAACTGGCTGGCCAATGATATCGGCCTGGATACCATTGAAGCCGGCGGCGTTTTGGGCGTGATGATGGAAGCAGGAGTGATTCCCTGGGGCGACGGCAAACGGGCCATTGAAGTAATGGAAGAAATCCGTCAGGGGACTCCGCTGGGCAGAATTGCCGGGCAGGGTGCGGTCTATGCGGGGCAGGCTTTTGGTGTCACCCGTGTTGCTGCGGTGAAGGGTCAGCATATGCCGGCCTATGAACCGCGCACCGTTAAAGGTATGGGCGTAACCTATGCCACCACCCCCATGGGTGCCGACCATACAGCGGGTTACTGCGTAACTGCCAATATTCTTAAGGTGGGCGGCTTTGTGGATCCGCTAAAAGGGGAAGGACAGATCGATCTTTCCCGTAACCTGCAAATTGCCACAAACCTCATTGACGGTACTGGATTCTGTTTGTTTATCGCCTTTGCCGTTTTGGATGATGAGCAAGGCGTGCCCACCATAGTGGAGTTGATGAACGCCCGCTACGGCTGGAATCTGACCGTGGATGATGCGGTGAAGATGGGACAGCAGTCTCTGAAAGCGGAGAGGGATTTCAATATTCAGGCCGGCTTTACCAAAGAACACGACAGGCTGCCTGATTTCATGCTCAAAGAGAAACTGTCACCGCATGATATTCATTTCGATATCGGTGATCAGGAATTGGATACTTTGCATAATTACTAG